The genomic stretch GAGCTCGGCCGGATTGCCGCTTTACTCCAGGGTGAAGAGGAAGGTCGAACGCCGCTGCAGAAACGGCTTGCCGCCTTCGGGCAGAAGCTGGCCTACGCCGTCCTGGGGATTTGCGTTATTGTTTTTGCCACCGGTCTCCTTCGTGGCGAGCCCGCGCTTTTGATGCTACTCACGGCCATCTCGCTTGCGGTAGCGGCCATTCCGGAGGCCCTGCCCGCGGTCATTACCATCTCACTGGCCTTGGGCGCCAAGAAGCTGGTCAAACAGCAGGCATTGATCCGGAAACTGCCGGCCGTCGAGACCCTCGGTTCGGTTACTTATATCTGCTCGGACAAGACGGGAACCTTGACCCTGAACCGTATGACCGTGGAAAAAGTCTATGTCGACGGCCGTCTGCTGGATTCCCAGGAACTGCAAGTATCCGGCGACGAGGAGAGTGAAGATCTCCTTCTTTCCGGCCGGAACCCCCTCGGTCTGTTGCTTACGGCTCTCGCCCTTTCAAATGACGCCCGTCTGGATGCATCCGGCGCCGCCATAGGCGATCCGACGGAAACCGCTCTGTTCAACCTGGCTCTGGAAAGAGGATTCTTACGGGAGAAGCTCGATGAGACATTTCCGCGACTGGCCGAGATCCCTTTCGATTCGGACCGCAAGCTGATGACCACCTTCCATCCATGGAATAAGGCGCAGGTGGTATCTTTTACCAAAGGGGCTGTAGAGGAAGTACTGGACCGTTCGGAAAAGGTATTGACCAGCCGGGGGAAGGAGGAAATCGACCTTCCGAAGATTATGGAGATTTCGGAGCAGATCGCGGGCCAAGGCTTACGCGCCCTGGGTTTCGCCCTGAGAGTCTGGGAAGGTCTCCCGGATCCGTTGAACTCCGGCGAAGTGGAAACGCGGCTGGTGCTGCTCGGTATTGTCGGAATGATGGATCCGCCTCGTCCGGAGGCGTCGGAGGCGGTAGCCATGTGCCGTTCGGCAGGGATTCGGCCGGTGATGATCACAGGAGACCACCCGTTGACGGCGAGGGTCATTGCCGGACGAGTGGGCATCCTCGACGGAGACGGGAGCGCCGTTATAACCGGCCGGGCGCTCGATCGGCTCTCTCTGGCGGAATTCGAACAACAGGTTGAAAAGATACGGGTATATGCACGCGTGGCCCCCGAACAGAAGCTCAAAATCGTAAAAGCCCTGCAGGAAAGGGAGCAGTTCGTGGCAATGACCGGGGATGGAGTCAATGACGCCCCGGCCTTGAAACGGGCGGATATCGGGATCGCCATGGGCATTACCGGCACCGATGTGTCCAAGGAAGCCTCTCACATGATTCTGCTGGACGACAACTTCGCCACTATCGTTAAAACCATTAGGGAAGGCCGCCGGATCTTCGATAATATTCGCAAGTTCATAAAATATACCATGACGAGCAATTCGGGCGAGATCTGGACGATCTTCCTGGCGCCCTTCCTGGGGTTGCCCATTCCCCTGCTGCCGATTCACATCCTGTGGATCAACCTGGTGACCGACGGTGTCCCGGGTCTGGCCCTGGCCGCCGAGCCGGGGGAAAGAAGCATCATGAACCGCCCTCCCAGGCAACCGAAAGAAAGTATTTTCGCCCAGGGTCTCGGCGCCCATATCATCTGGGTGGGGCTTCTCATGGGCGCCGTTTCCATCGTCACGCAGGCCTGGTTCATTCACAGCAGCGAGACCCACTGGCAAACCATGGTTTTTACCGTGTTGTGCCTGAGCCAAATGGGTCACGTACTGGCGATTCGATCGGAACGGGAATCCTTTTTCAAGCAGGGAGCCTTATCCAATAAACCGCTCCTTGGAGCCGTCTTACTGACTTTCGGCCTTCAGATGGCCACCATCTATGCCCCGTTCTTGAATCCTATTTTCAAGACCGAGCCGCTCTCCGTTTGGGAATTGATAGTAACGATTCTGCTTTCAGCGGTTGTCTTCCTGGCGGTGGAGATCGAAAAGGTATTCAGAAGGTTGAGGACGGAGTGATTTCCCCGCGTCATTGACAAGGAGCCGGATCCGGCAACAACGAAAAAAACACCGCAGATGATCCGACACCCTCAACGTCACGATCGGAGGTGCATGTTCGACGAAGATCCGAACCTTTCGTGGATGGGATAGGTTTCTACTTTTGGGCCAGACTGGGAGTGCTTCCCCAGCGGGCGAGGCTGCCGCGGATGTCGACGTGTATAAAGGGGCCGTGAGCGCTCGTCCTGCCATATACTCCGAGTCCGCCGACAAACGGTTTGTATTCCGATGTTGATTGAAGGCTGTCCACGAGTTCATAGAGGACTAGACTGTCCTCGAAGTCGCACTTGCCGTCCTTGTTGAGATCGTCCATCACGCCGTCTTTGGGCTTCTCGTCGATGAATATATCGGCTGCAGCTCCCCATAGATGGCGACTGTATCTTACGTTGCCGACGCTCTTGTTGTATACGGGCGTCCGATAACCGCTCATAACATGGAAGGTGTTCGCTCGATATCCGCGCCCGTTCACTTCCTCTAACAGGTATTCCAGCTTCAACAAGAGTTTCTCTTTCAGAACTACGTACTTGGGATAGCCGCTTTGCTGCTTGCAGAGAAACTGCTCGAGCCTGAAGTGCGGCGCCACGAGAGTGTGCCGGTTCTCTTGGGTAACCCTGACAAATCCTCGAGGCTTGTCATAAATCGTGTTGTTCCTGTAGAACTTTTCCGGATAGTTTCCTACACGATATCCTTCCACGCATCCGTCGACCATACATCCATAAGGAACGAGAACAAACACATTCAGGCGAATGATCGAGCCGCTATGGGTCTCCGTCACCTCAACCGAATAGGATCCCGGTTCCGGCGGCGCCTTCCACATCCATGTGCCCGACCCTTTGCGGGTTGCTTTGCCGGCGCCATGGCCGGCAAGGGTGAATCGATCGTTTTTTTGCCTGGAGAGGGCCCTGATCGTTACCCATTCGTTCGGCAACGTATATACGCCAAAAACCCGATAGGGGATCTCCTCTCCCCCGAATTTCAATGAAAAACCCGACTTCTGAGGATCGAAACCGGCCGACTCGCTTTCCGCTGAGGTGATCGAAAGGATCGGAAGCGCGATGATCAAACACAAAACAAGGCGTCTCGTTCGCATGGTATTCGGGTACCCTCCATTGGAAACAGATGAATTCGCACGGTTGACTCCCGGCCGTCGTCCGGCAGGAGCCGTTGATGCGACGTCATTTCGCGAACGCGTGCAGGCGGGCAGTAACACCTGACGGCGTAAGCCCATTTGACGGCATTCGCAGATTCTCGAGAAAACCGACGTTCTCCCGACGATTCATCCACTTCGCCAAAGGCGGTGCGGCAATGTTTTGGAAATTTGAAGGGGCCTCGAGGAAAATCCGCCCGAGACGGGCTTCCCTCAGTAGTCTGAAAACGCGATCTAAAGGTTCGGCTCAACTCTAATTCGCTGCTGTTTCCTTCTGAAGATCGGCTCTTTGCGGACTCGGCGGTTCAATCAAGAGCGCCGATAGAAGCTTCTCGTCCCGACCGTAGATGTCGTCCCGAAACTGTACAGTTCCGTCTTCTTCCGCCCAAGCCGTGAGGTACAGCACATACACCGGAATCGGTTTAGGTAAAGATACCGTTTTTTCAACGGCTGTTTCAAGCACTGAATTAATTTCTTTTTGCGTCCACCTGAAATCATGGCGCAGCAAATGTTCCGCCGGCGCAAGCGGTTGTTCGACACGGTGTTTCAGTTGACTTCCGATCTCGGAAACGGCGGATGTCGAGGCCCAAGGAACGGCTATCCAGGATGTGAAGACGATCAACCACGCGAACACGCAGGTAGCGCTTCGGATCACAACGCCCTCCCCTCTCCGCCCGGTAACAGGATGTTTCAGAATTCCATTCACTGAGTTACAATTTGCCCAGGTTGCCGTTCGTTGTCCATCGGGACTCTCATATGAAACACAAGATACAATATTGTAACCATAAGATTGCGCTGATTTCGTATACTTATAACGAGTATGATGAAAAAGGCAAGATATTGTAAGGATAATGCCTTTTTTTGTCACTGGTCCACACGTCTGGAATCAGTTGGCACGCGCCTTGCTCTAGTAGATGATCGGTAGAGTGTGCGGCCTGCGTCGGTTTTGAAGATGTCGACTATAGACGAGTTGAGCGCCTGCGAGTGAAGATTCTTCTTGCCCCCTGTCCTTCTCGGCTGCCCGAACAGATGGTCGCACCCCCTGACCTTATCCCATTTTGCAGGTGTACCGAGCGTTGAGGTGATCTGTCTTGCGGAATACGTGGCGGGTTTCCGTTTTTTCAAAAGGGACCATCCGGATCGACCCGAAGCGGAGGATCCGTAGAGCCAGCCGATCGGTTTAGGTTCCGAGGCAAAATGGAGATTCACTGAGTTGAATCCGGAAAGGAGGTTGGATTCCGTGAACCCGAAATTGGAAAAAATCGTAGCGCGAATCCAGGAAGTTCCTTCACTGCCGTCCACTTTGACGGGCGTGTTGCAGACGATCGATTGTCCGGAATCCACCATTGACGAAATCGCCAGAGAGATCAAGAAAGATCAGTCTCTGACGGTAAATGTGCTCAAAATAGCCAACTCCGCGTTTTATGGTCTCTTGGGGCAGGTATCCACCATAAGGCAGGCTATTGTCCTCATCGGCCTGAATGAACTCCGAACCATCGTTCTGGGACAATCCGTGTTCCGGTTCTATGCCGTAGAATCGAAGACCGATTTCAAACGAAAGGATTTGTGGGCCCACTCCATGGTGTGCGCGTTCCTGGCGAAAAAGCTCGCGAAAGAGGCTTTCGTTGCGGACCGCGAGGGGTCCTGCATGATCGGCGGCCTTATTCACGACATAGGAAAGGTCGTTATCGACCGATATTTTCCGGACGAATTTGTCAACATCATTCGCATGGTTCAAAGTGAAGGCGTCAGTTTCGCAACGGCGGAAAGGGAACTGCTCGGATACACCCATTATCAGATTGGCGCCACCTTGCTGAAAAAGTGGAACTTCCCGCCCGAACTCGTGTCGTGCGTGCTCTTTCATCATGCGCCTTGGCGAGACACGGAATTCCCTCACATCTCGGCCACCGTATTTCATGCCAATGTGCTGTCCAAGGTCATGCGTTTTCCTTCGTATAGTAAGGATAAAACCTGTGGTTCAACGTGGCTGAAGGAGCCGGCCCAACGAAGATTTCTGGAAAAAAACGGGCTTCCCGTGCACAAGGCGGACTTGAAGGCATTCTTAAGTACGGCCTACAGCCGCATCGTATCGGAAACATCCAGTGTCGTCGGCGCCATGGATATTCCTTCCAATACCCATCCGGAGCAACAGGCG from Deltaproteobacteria bacterium encodes the following:
- a CDS encoding HDOD domain-containing protein, with translation MNPKLEKIVARIQEVPSLPSTLTGVLQTIDCPESTIDEIAREIKKDQSLTVNVLKIANSAFYGLLGQVSTIRQAIVLIGLNELRTIVLGQSVFRFYAVESKTDFKRKDLWAHSMVCAFLAKKLAKEAFVADREGSCMIGGLIHDIGKVVIDRYFPDEFVNIIRMVQSEGVSFATAERELLGYTHYQIGATLLKKWNFPPELVSCVLFHHAPWRDTEFPHISATVFHANVLSKVMRFPSYSKDKTCGSTWLKEPAQRRFLEKNGLPVHKADLKAFLSTAYSRIVSETSSVVGAMDIPSNTHPEQQAYAL